A single region of the Stigmatopora argus isolate UIUO_Sarg chromosome 6, RoL_Sarg_1.0, whole genome shotgun sequence genome encodes:
- the hrh1 gene encoding histamine H1 receptor, which yields MESALSLSTVHLHLNINSYDDTSGFNSWSSTPIDPDTWPVNQTFQIHGQMHSILLGVSLGSLSLITMVMNVLVLYAVKREKSLHTVGNLYVVSLAVADLIVGTTVMPLNLVYLLKDEWKLGRAICQFWLIMDYVASTASIFSLFILCLDRYRSVRQPLKYLKYRTRGKAGAMISGAWLLSMLWIFPILGWRSFTHVELKPEEENKCDTDFRFVTWFKVITAVFNFYVPSVLMLWFYTHIYLAVRQHLRDRERIIHSTDSFGEKDMEQNGASSNDCNTPKKGCEDPEKLLRRQLDLKLLEQAYSLEELEKNKNALCRSHRKIGAQYSDPGLPAMTAKEHKMSTKPARETLSTKEKSQDVPVLRSSQCLEPENVGVCENQESSTNEYCVRGVDEIRQVQRDTSVLYNKPSRSLPWSNETDGPDMDPAKEVTLRQTWQRFIEISGERLHSLRIHKEHKAARQLGFIISAFLLCWIPYFMVFTVMAFCRECVHQDLHMFTIWLGYINSTLNPFIYPLCNRNFKRVFKNILHINF from the coding sequence ATGGAATCTGCTCTGTCTCTTTCCACGGTCCATCTGCACCTGAACATAAACAGTTATGACGACACCAGTGGCTTCAACAGCTGGAGCAGCACCCCAATTGATCCTGACACCTGGCCAGTCAACCAGACATTCCAAATCCATGGTCAAATGCACAGCATCCTGCTGGGTGTCTCTCTGGGCTCCCTTTCCCTAATCACTATGGTGATGAACGTGCTCGTTCTTTATGctgtaaaaagagaaaagagcTTGCACACTGTGGGTAATCTCTACGTTGTAAGCCTAGCAGTAGCTGATTTGATAGTTGGAACCACTGTGATGCCACTTAACCTTGTGTATCTGTTGAAGGATGAATGGAAGTTGGGCAGGGCTATCTGCCAGTTTTGGCTGATTATGGATTATGTAGCAAGCACAGCTTCAATATTTAGTTTGTTCATCCTCTGTTTGGATCGTTATCGTTCTGTCAGACAGCCGCTGAAGTACCTAAAGTATAGAACGAGAGGAAAAGCCGGAGCAATGATATCCGGAGCCTGGTTGCTTTCTATGTTgtggattttccccattttaggaTGGAGGTCTTTTACCCATGTAGAACTTAAGCCTGAAGAGGAAAACAAGTGTGACACAGATTTCCGCTTTGTCACTTGGTTTAAAGTAATCACCGCTGTCTTCAATTTTTATGTACCCTCAGTTTTAATGCTTTGGTTTTACACACACATCTACTTGGCTGTAAGGCAACATCTGCGAGATAGAGAGAGGATAATTCATTCAACAGATTCATTTGGAGAAAAAGACATGGAGCAAAATGGTGCATCATCAAATGACTGCAATACCCCCAAGAAAGGATGTGAAGATCCAGAGAAACTTTTAAGAAGGCAGCTTGATCTTAAACTTCTCGAGCAGGCCTACTCTCTTGaggaattggaaaaaaacaaaaatgccctTTGTAGATCACACCGAAAAATTGGTGCACAGTATTCAGATCCAGGTTTGCCCGCCATGACAGCAAAGGAACATAAAATGTCTACAAAACCAGCAAGGGAAACCTTATCcactaaggaaaaaagccagGATGTTCCCGTTCTACGCAGTTCACAATGCTTAGAACCAGAAAATGTTGGTGTATGTGAGAACCAGGAATCCTCTACAAATGAATATTGTGTAAGAGGTGTTGATGAGATCAGGCAGGTGCAGAGGGACACGTCCGTACTCTACAACAAACCTAGCCGCTCTCTGCCCTGGTCTAATGAGACTGATGGCCCTGATATGGACCCAGCAAAAGAGGTGACACTGAGACAGACATGGCAAAGGTTTATCGAAATCTCCGGTGAGAGACTACACAGTTTGAGGATCCACAAGGAGCACAAGGCGGCCAGACAATTGGGCTTCATCATTTCAGCTTTCCTGCTGTGTTGGATACCATACTTCATGGTCTTCACGGTCATGGCATTCTGTAGAGAGTGTGTCCACCAAGACCTTCACATGTTTACGATTTGGCTAGGTTACATCAACTCCACTCTCAATCCTTTCATTTACCCACTGTGCAATAGGAATTTTAAACGAGTCTTCAAAAATATTCTGCATataaatttttga